A single window of Malus sylvestris chromosome 5, drMalSylv7.2, whole genome shotgun sequence DNA harbors:
- the LOC126622363 gene encoding allantoinase-like gives MDALQWRILPLLTLIASFLLFFYFQYPSQQYPKNCSLLPFQHYWIASKRIVTPQGVISGAVEIKDGKIASIVKEEEKHGKIKSENVIDYGEAVVMPGLIDVHAHLDDPGRAEWEGFPSGTKAAAAGGITTLVDMPLNSDPSTVSRETLELKIKAAESRIYVDVGFWGGLVPENAFNASALEDLLDAGVLGLKSFMCPSGINDFPMTNASHIKEGLSVLAKYRRPLLVHAEKEQELESNLGVEDGSNNPRSYSTYLKTRPPSWEEAAIKDLLTLTKDTRIGGPAEGAHLHIVHLSDSRSSLDLIKEAKSGGDSLTVETCPHYLAFSAEEIPDGDTRFKCSPPIRDAANKEKLWEALLEGHVDMLSSDHSPTMPELKLLDGGDFLKAWGGISSLQFVLPVTWSYGQKYGVTLQQLALWWSERPARLAGQKLKGAIAVGNHADIVVWDPDVEFDLDDEFPMHVKHPGISAYLGTKLSGRVAATFVRGNLVFEEGKHAPAVCGIPILAS, from the exons ATGGACGCGCTGCAATGGAGGATATTGCCGCTGCTTACACTGATCGCTTCTTTCCTACTATTTTTCTATTTCCAGTATCCCTCCCAG CAATATCCGAAAAACTGCAGCCTGCTGCCTTTCCAACATTATTGGATCGCCAGCAAGCGCATTGTGACACCTCAAGGGGTTATTTCTGGAGCAG TTGAGATTAAGGATGGGAAGATTGCCTCAATTGTTAAAGAAGAGGAAAAGCATGGGAAGATCAAGTCGGAAAATGTGATTGATTACGGAGAGGCCGTTGTCATGCCTGGCCTGATTGATGT GCATGCACATCTCGACGATCCTGGAAGAGCTGAATGGGAAGGATTTCCTTCCGGAACTaaagctgctgctgctg GTGGGATAACAACATTGGTTGACATGCCTCTGAATAGTGACCCATCGACTGTCTCCAGAGAGACTTTGGAACTCAAGATTAAGGCCGCCGAGAGCAGAATTTACGTTGATGTTG GCTTTTGGGGAGGGCTTGTTCCTGAAAACGCGTTCAATGCATCTGCTCTCGAGGACCTCCTAGATGCCGGCGTTCTTGGTCTAAAG TCTTTTATGTGTCCATCCGGGATCAACGACTTTCCTATGACAAATGCCAGTCACATTAAG GAGGGACTGTCTGTACTAGCGAAATACAGAAGGCCTTTACTTGTACATGCTGAGAAAGAACAAGAACTCGAAAGCAACTTGGGAGTTGAAGATGGTAGTAACAATCCTCGTTCTTATTCAACATATCTCAAGACCAGGCCACCTTCGTG GGAAGAGGCAGCAATTAAGGATCTCTTGACCTTGACAAAGGACACAAGGATTGGTGGCCCGGCAGAAGGAGCTCATCTTCACATTGTTCACTTGTCAGACTCGCGCTCTTCATTAGATCTTATTAAG GAAGCGAAAAGTGGCGGTGATAGTTTAACTGTTGAGACATGCCCTCACTACTTAGCTTTCTCAGCCGAAGAGATTCCCGATGGAGATACGCGTTTCAAATGTTCTCCACCCATCCGCGATGCAGCCAACAAGGAAAAACTGTGGGAGGCTTTGTTG GAGGGACACGTTGACATGCTAAGCTCTGATCACTCACCAACCATGCCGGAACTTAAGCTTCTCGACGGTGGAGACTTTTTGAAAGCTTGGGGTGGCATATCATCTCTGCAG TTTGTTCTTCCTGTGACATGGTCATATGGCCAGAAATATGGAGTGACATTACAACAGTTAGCTTTATGGTGGAGCGAAAGGCCGGCCAGGCTCGCTGGACAAAAATTGAAG GGGGCAATTGCAGTAGGGAATCACGCGGATATCGTAGTATGGGATCCAGATGTGGAATTCGACCTCGATGATGAATTCCCCATGCACGTCAAACACCCA GGTATTTCAGCTTACTTGGGGACAAAGTTATCCGGAAGAGTTGCAGCCACATTTGTAAGAGGAAACCTTGTCTTCGAAGAGGGGAAACATGCTCCCGCAGTCTGCGGCATTCCAATTCTGGCGAGCTGA
- the LOC126622385 gene encoding uncharacterized protein LOC126622385 isoform X1, with amino-acid sequence MTPHQWGSPCGHQCTHKYAALMQIPWRVFCKKGCDTDGETWEECLEECNEICYKDPVLKDQQWSACIDRSPGVDRYSEECFHACVSGCGFKFDKNPDIADKVRPNRPPKPPPVEKPPAHPAEPTATTDDILSTSA; translated from the exons atgacacCGCATCAATGGGGGTCTCCGTGCGGCCACCAATGCACGCACAAGTACGCAGCTCTTATGCAGATTCCAT GGCGAGTATTTTGCAAAAAGGGGTGCGATACAGATGGAGAGACTTGGGAAGAAT GCTTGGAGGAGTGCAATGAGATATGCTATAAGGATCCTGTCTTAAAGGACCAGCAATGGAGTGCTTGCATTGACCGTTCTCCTGGAGTTGACAGGTACTCAGAG GAGTGTTTTCATGCTTGTGTATCTGGTTGCGGCTTCAAG TTTGATAAAAATCCAGACATAGCTGATAAAGTTCGTCCAAACAGGCCGCCTAAGCCTCCCCCTGTTGAAAAGCCACCCGCCCACCCTGCTGAACCCACGGCAACGACCGACGACATACTTAGCACTTCTGCATAG
- the LOC126622385 gene encoding uncharacterized protein LOC126622385 isoform X2, translating into MFALGRVFCKKGCDTDGETWEECLEECNEICYKDPVLKDQQWSACIDRSPGVDRYSEECFHACVSGCGFKFDKNPDIADKVRPNRPPKPPPVEKPPAHPAEPTATTDDILSTSA; encoded by the exons ATGTTTGCTTTAG GGCGAGTATTTTGCAAAAAGGGGTGCGATACAGATGGAGAGACTTGGGAAGAAT GCTTGGAGGAGTGCAATGAGATATGCTATAAGGATCCTGTCTTAAAGGACCAGCAATGGAGTGCTTGCATTGACCGTTCTCCTGGAGTTGACAGGTACTCAGAG GAGTGTTTTCATGCTTGTGTATCTGGTTGCGGCTTCAAG TTTGATAAAAATCCAGACATAGCTGATAAAGTTCGTCCAAACAGGCCGCCTAAGCCTCCCCCTGTTGAAAAGCCACCCGCCCACCCTGCTGAACCCACGGCAACGACCGACGACATACTTAGCACTTCTGCATAG